A portion of the Tachysurus fulvidraco isolate hzauxx_2018 chromosome 8, HZAU_PFXX_2.0, whole genome shotgun sequence genome contains these proteins:
- the oat gene encoding ornithine aminotransferase, mitochondrial yields the protein MKRMLTHLSRRATPTLSRATPTLSRASYSSMRSSSTAASSIKREERPLSSEEVFTREERYGAHNYHPLPVALQRGEGIHVWDVEGRRYFDFLSAYSAVNQGHCHPKIVSALIEQASKLTLTSRAFYNDVLGEYEEFITSLFGYNKVLPMNTGVESGETACKLARKWAYNVKGVPQNQAKIIFAEGNFWGRTLAAISSSTDPSSYEGFGPFMPGFELVPYNDIPALEKALQDPNVAAFMMEPIQGEAGVVVPDPGYLCKVRELCTKNNVLFIADEVQTGLARTGRRLAVDHEEVRPDLLLLGKALSGGLYPVSAVLCDDEVMLTIKPGEHGSTYGGNPLACRVGIAALQVMEEEKLAENSEKMGKILRAELNKLPKEVVTEVRGKGLFNAIVIKETKNYDAWRVCLRLRDNGLLAKPTHDHIIRLAPPLIIKEDEIRECAEIIQRTILSF from the exons ATGAAGCGCATGCTGACTCACCTGAGCCGCCGGGCCACGCCCACACTGAGCCGTGCCACGCCCACACTGAGCCGTGCCTCTTACTCCAGCATGCGCTCTTCCTCCACGGCAGCATCTTCCATCAAACGTGAAGAGAGGCCGCTCTCATCAGAGGAGGTGTTTACTCGAGAGGAGCGATATGGAGCTCACAACTACCACCCGCTGCCCGTCGCCCTGCAGAGAGGAGAAG gtatTCACGTGTGGGACGTTGAGGGCCGTCGGTATTTTGACTTCCTGAGTGCGTACAGTGCTGTGAATCAGGGTCACTGCCACCCGAAAATCGTCTCAGCTCTGATTGAACAGGCCTCTAAACTCACGCTGACCTCCAGAGCTTTCTACAACGACGTGCTGGGAGAATACGAGGAGTTCATCACCTCTCTGTTCGGTTACAACAAAGTCCTGCCCATGAACacag GTGTTGAAAGCGGAGAGACGGCGTGTAAACTGGCACGCAAGTGGGCTTACAACGTGAAAGGCGTTCCTCAGAACCAGGCCAAGATCATCTTTGCTG AGGGGAATTTCTGGGGTCGTACCTTGGCGGCCATTTCCAGCTCCACCGACCCCAGCAGCTACGAGGGGTTCGGACCCTTCATGCCCGGGTTCGAGCTCGTGCCCTACAACGACATCCCGGCTCTGGAG aaagcTCTTCAGGACCCTAATGTTGCTGCATTCATGATGGAGCCCATCCAGGGGGAAGCAGGTGTTGTGGTACCTGATCCAGGCTACCTGTGCAAAGTGCGTGAGCTGTGCACCAAAAACAAC gttcTGTTTATCGCAGATGAGGTACAGACAGGTTTGGCTCGTACAGGACGCAGGTTGGCTGTAGACCATGAGGAAGTGCGACCAGATCTACTGTTGCTGGGAAAAGCTCTGTCTGGAGGGCTGTATCCT gtgtctgcagtgctgtgtgatgatgaggTGATGTTGACGATTAAACCAGGTGAACACGGCTCCAcctacggaggaaaccccctcgCATGCAGAGTCGGCATCGCCGcccttcag gtCATGGAGGAGGAGAAGCTGGCAGAGAACTCAGAAAAAATGGGGAAGATTTTGAGGGCGGAGCTTAACAAGTTGCCCAAAGAGGTTGTAACAGAGGTGCGAGGGAAAGGACTCTTCAACGCCATCGTCATCAAGGAGActaaaa ACTATGACGCCTGGCGAGTGTGTTTGCGTCTCCGTGACAACGGTCTATTAGCTAAGCCCACTCACGATCACATCATCAGGTTGGCCCCGCCCCTCATCATCAAGGAAGACGAGATCAGGGAGTGTGCAGAAATCATCCAGAGAACCATCTTGTCCTTTTAA